From a region of the Bradyrhizobium guangdongense genome:
- a CDS encoding phosphoenolpyruvate hydrolase family protein, translating into MFERTEILAKIANQVAERKAILAAGSSCGLVAKCAVLGGADMLVVYSTGLSRLMGLPTSRIGDSNARTLELASEVRNVVSSVPVIGGIEAWDPLRLDLDALLDKFWSAGFSGVINYPTISTMGDKWRYRRGRVGLGFEREVEMIAAARKKDIFSLAYVASPDDAKAMAGAGADCIVPHVGATRGGLVGHEEGQPIQEAIRRINDISDAARSVRSDVILLCHGGAIAEPEDTIVVYRSTQCVGFVGASSIERIPIERAVKAAAEEFKAVPLPRHH; encoded by the coding sequence ATGTTTGAGCGAACCGAAATCCTGGCCAAGATCGCAAACCAGGTGGCGGAGCGAAAAGCCATTCTTGCCGCGGGCAGCAGCTGTGGTCTGGTTGCGAAATGTGCAGTGCTCGGGGGCGCGGACATGCTGGTCGTCTACAGCACCGGGCTGTCGCGCCTAATGGGACTTCCGACCAGCCGGATCGGCGATTCCAATGCGCGCACGCTCGAACTTGCCTCGGAAGTCCGCAACGTCGTTTCTTCGGTGCCCGTGATCGGCGGCATTGAGGCATGGGATCCCCTCCGGCTCGATCTTGATGCCCTGCTCGACAAATTCTGGTCGGCCGGTTTCTCCGGCGTAATCAACTATCCGACCATCTCCACGATGGGCGACAAATGGCGCTATCGCCGCGGGCGCGTCGGACTAGGCTTCGAACGCGAAGTCGAGATGATCGCGGCTGCGCGCAAGAAGGACATCTTCTCGCTTGCCTATGTCGCGAGCCCTGACGACGCCAAAGCGATGGCGGGCGCAGGTGCGGACTGCATCGTCCCTCACGTAGGAGCCACCCGAGGCGGGCTCGTCGGCCATGAGGAAGGACAGCCCATCCAAGAGGCGATCAGGCGCATCAACGACATCAGCGACGCCGCAAGGAGCGTGCGCTCCGATGTGATCCTGCTTTGCCATGGCGGTGCAATCGCGGAGCCGGAGGATACGATCGTGGTGTACCGATCAACGCAATGCGTGGGTTTCGTTGGCGCCTCGTCCATCGAAAGAATCCCGATCGAACGGGCAGTGAAGGCGGCGGCTGAGGAGTTCAAAGCCGTCCCGCTTCCGCGGCATCACTGA
- a CDS encoding Tm-1-like ATP-binding domain-containing protein, with the protein MSHHCTDGQGAVRDGSLSELSNAVAIVATLDTKGREVSYLADIICKCGRKTVLIDVGTSKIAPRTNQAGGHSVRVASPAELLKEIAATTRGKVRDLLASGAIGAIVGVAGGKGSAVFGEVVSDLPYGFPKLLVSSARPALLAELAVHNDIMLYPTLVDLFGINAFTERVLQNAGQAIAAMRYAPAKAARKTKIVAITAFGVTTPAATQCVGRLGKAGVDAIVFPANGAGGRKMEQLIAAGEFDAVIDLTTTELADEIVGGTASAGPDRLKGAAEQSIPHVIAPGAVDMVNFGAPSSVPDQFRGRLFYSHTPYTTLMRTTLAENTSIGRLTAQRLSLAEGPVMVLWPAKGVSDYDRDGGIFRDPDADRAWLDALKDNLPPKVTVRELNCHINDPEFAEAAARWILKQLGKKADGDANV; encoded by the coding sequence GTGTCTCACCATTGCACGGACGGCCAGGGGGCGGTCCGGGATGGTAGCCTGTCCGAGCTTTCGAACGCAGTCGCGATTGTGGCTACGCTCGATACCAAGGGCCGCGAAGTCTCCTACTTGGCCGATATCATCTGTAAGTGTGGCCGCAAGACCGTCCTGATTGACGTCGGCACCTCGAAGATTGCGCCCCGGACGAATCAAGCAGGCGGTCATAGCGTTCGCGTCGCCTCGCCCGCCGAGCTCTTGAAAGAAATCGCCGCAACAACACGCGGGAAAGTTCGCGATCTGCTGGCATCAGGGGCCATCGGCGCGATCGTCGGGGTCGCCGGTGGGAAGGGGAGTGCGGTGTTCGGCGAAGTCGTATCTGATTTGCCTTATGGCTTTCCCAAGCTGCTCGTGAGCAGCGCAAGGCCAGCACTTCTCGCCGAATTGGCGGTCCACAACGACATCATGCTCTATCCGACATTGGTCGATCTCTTCGGGATCAATGCGTTTACCGAGCGGGTCTTGCAGAATGCAGGACAGGCCATCGCCGCCATGCGCTATGCGCCCGCCAAAGCTGCGCGAAAGACGAAGATCGTTGCGATCACGGCCTTCGGAGTGACGACGCCGGCGGCAACTCAGTGCGTTGGGCGCCTCGGCAAGGCCGGGGTCGACGCGATCGTCTTTCCTGCAAACGGGGCGGGCGGCCGCAAGATGGAGCAGCTGATCGCGGCCGGCGAATTCGATGCTGTGATTGATCTGACCACAACCGAACTCGCCGACGAAATCGTGGGTGGCACCGCGAGCGCCGGGCCGGATCGGCTCAAGGGAGCGGCAGAGCAATCAATACCGCATGTTATCGCGCCTGGCGCGGTGGACATGGTCAATTTTGGTGCGCCATCCAGCGTTCCTGATCAATTTCGCGGCCGGCTATTCTACTCCCATACACCGTACACGACGCTGATGCGCACAACCCTCGCCGAGAATACGAGCATCGGCCGGCTTACGGCCCAGCGGCTGTCGTTGGCAGAAGGGCCTGTCATGGTCCTTTGGCCGGCAAAAGGCGTCTCCGACTATGACCGCGACGGCGGCATCTTTCGAGATCCTGATGCGGACCGCGCGTGGCTCGATGCGCTTAAGGACAATCTGCCGCCCAAGGTTACGGTCCGCGAATTGAACTGTCACATCAACGATCCCGAATTTGCGGAGGCGGCTGCGAGATGGATCCTCAAGCAATTGGGCAAGAAGGCTGATGGCGATGCGAATGTTTGA
- the ltrA gene encoding group II intron reverse transcriptase/maturase, translating to MNQPSKPFNIDKREVYEAYLQVRSNGGAAGVDGVTIEQFESDLKGNLYKIWNRMSSGAYFPPPVRAVSIPKKSGGQRILGVPTVADRVAQTVVKQLIEPALDAIFLADSYGYRPGKSALDAVGVTRQRCWKYDWFLEFDIKGLFDNIDHELLLRAVRKHVTCAWALLYIERWLTAPMVQEDGTIIERSRGTPQGGVVSPILANLFMHYAFDLWMARTFPDLRWCRYADDGLVHYRNEMEAQSVREALQARLAECHLELHPTKTRIVYCKDDRRRGKSETVMFDFLGYCFRPRSVLGPHSQKMFCGFTPAVSKPALNAMRAKVRGLKLRRRAEVTLDDIARELNPMVRGWIAYYGQYTRSALYPLARYINQTLGIWLKRKYKRFHHRLGRARLFLEKIARENRRLFVHWQLGDGGKIA from the coding sequence ATGAACCAGCCGAGCAAGCCGTTCAACATCGACAAGAGAGAGGTGTACGAAGCATATCTGCAGGTGCGATCCAATGGTGGCGCAGCCGGTGTCGACGGAGTGACGATTGAGCAGTTCGAGTCCGACTTGAAGGGAAATCTCTACAAGATTTGGAATCGAATGAGTTCAGGCGCTTACTTCCCGCCGCCTGTTCGGGCTGTCTCCATTCCAAAGAAGAGTGGAGGCCAGAGGATCCTCGGGGTGCCCACCGTGGCGGACCGCGTGGCACAGACAGTTGTTAAACAACTGATTGAGCCGGCTCTTGACGCAATCTTTCTGGCGGATTCCTATGGCTACAGACCCGGAAAATCGGCTCTCGATGCCGTAGGCGTCACGCGACAGCGGTGCTGGAAGTATGATTGGTTTCTAGAGTTCGACATCAAAGGATTGTTCGACAATATCGACCACGAGTTGTTGCTACGGGCCGTCCGGAAACATGTGACGTGCGCATGGGCGCTGCTCTACATCGAACGATGGCTGACAGCGCCGATGGTGCAAGAGGATGGAACGATAATCGAGCGAAGCCGCGGCACCCCACAAGGGGGCGTGGTGAGCCCGATCCTCGCCAACCTCTTCATGCACTATGCATTTGATCTCTGGATGGCGCGGACGTTCCCCGATCTCAGGTGGTGTCGGTATGCGGATGACGGGTTGGTACATTATCGGAATGAGATGGAGGCGCAAAGCGTTCGCGAAGCGCTCCAGGCTCGGCTGGCGGAGTGCCATCTGGAATTGCATCCTACGAAGACGAGGATCGTCTACTGCAAGGATGATCGACGCCGAGGTAAAAGCGAGACGGTCATGTTTGACTTTCTCGGTTATTGCTTCCGGCCACGATCGGTCCTGGGGCCGCATTCGCAGAAGATGTTCTGTGGGTTCACCCCGGCGGTCAGCAAACCAGCGCTGAACGCCATGCGGGCGAAGGTCCGAGGCTTGAAACTTCGCAGGCGAGCCGAGGTGACGCTGGACGATATTGCTCGCGAGCTAAACCCGATGGTTAGGGGGTGGATCGCTTATTATGGGCAATACACCCGCTCAGCGCTTTATCCGCTGGCGCGCTACATCAACCAGACGTTAGGTATTTGGTTGAAGCGAAAGTACAAGCGCTTCCATCACCGTTTAGGACGCGCGCGTCTCTTCCTGGAGAAGATCGCGCGTGAGAACCGCAGGCTCTTTGTGCATTGGCAACTCGGCGATGGCGGCAAGATTGCCTGA